A section of the Humulus lupulus chromosome 2, drHumLupu1.1, whole genome shotgun sequence genome encodes:
- the LOC133817416 gene encoding trans-resveratrol di-O-methyltransferase-like, whose amino-acid sequence MNLIMGDGEVSSSELLQAQELVWNCSLSFIKPMSLKCAIDLGIPDIIHNHGQPITLSNLISSLPIHPSKAHFIHRLMRILVHFGFFSTQPQEEKKEEETYSLTLASRLLLKDGPFRAATFFLVQLNPLLLTPWHFLSTWFQKGEDDPTPFEMVNGMNFWDFVGDDPMVKHMFTEAMANDSRIMSKVVVEEGKEVFEGLSSLVDVGGGTGIMAKAIVKAFPNIKCTVLDLPYVVADLKGTHNLNFIEGDMFKKIPSANAVLLKWILHDWSDEEAVTILKKCREAIWSKDKGGKVILIDMVIDENPKLEKKSAETQLCFDMLMMVDLTGKERNKKEWENIFLAAGFSHYKITPIVGLRSLIEVYP is encoded by the exons ATGAACTTGATCATGGGTGATGGGGAAGTGAGCTCTAGTGAGCTTCTTCAAGCTCAAGAGCTTGTATGGAACTGTTCACTCAGCTTCATAAAGCCCATGTCATTAAAATGTGCCATTGATTTAGGTATCCCAGATATCATCCACAACCACGGCCAACCCATTACACTATCCAATCTCATTTCCTCCCTTCCTATCCACCCTTCAAAAGCTCATTTCATTCATCGCCTTATGCGAATCCTTGTTCATTTTGGCTTTTTCTCAACACAACCACAAGaagaaaaaaaggaagaagagacaTACTCTCTCACACTTGCTTCTAGGCTTCTCTTAAAAGATGGTCCCTTTAGGGCTGCAACATTTTTTCTTGTCCAACTCAACCCGCTTTTGCTTACCCCATGGCATTTCTTGAGCACTTGGTTTCAAAAAGGCGAGGATGATCCGACGCCGTTTGAGATGGTGAATGGGATGAACTTTTGGGATTTTGTAGGTGATGATCCAATGGTCAAGCACATGTTTACGGAAGCCATGGCCAATGACTCTCGTATAATGTCGAAAGTGGTAGTAGAAGAGGGTAAAGAGGTGTTCGAAGGGTTGAGTTCATTGGTGGATGTGGGAGGTGGCACAGGTATTATGGCCAAAGCCATAGTCAAAGCCTTCCCTAATATTAAATGCACTGTGCTTGATCTTCCATATGTTGTTGCTGATTTGAAGGGAACACACAACTTGAACTTTATTGAAGGTGATATGTTCAAGAAAATACCTTCTGCAAATGCAGTTTTACTCAAG tGGATTTTGCATGACTGGAGTGATGAAGAGGCTGTGACTATATTAAAGAAATGTCGAGAAGCCATTTGGAGTAAAGATAAAGGAGGAAAAGTGATACTGATAGATATGGTTATTGATGAGAATCCAAAGTTAGAAAAAAAGTCAGCTGAAACTCAACTGTGCTTTGATATGTTAATGATGGTCGACCTCACTGGTAAAGAGCGTAATAAAAAGGAATGGGAAAACATTTTCTTGGCTGCTGGATTTAGTCACTACAAGATTACTCCAATTGTGGGACTTAGATCTCTCATTGAGGTTTACccttaa